The Anaerolineales bacterium region CACATACGTAACCAACGGATATTTGGCAACCGACGCGTTTGGCGGACGGTGGCTCGGCACAAAAATCGGCACGCCGTGATGGTTTCCGCCCCAGTGATCAACCTGTTCCACAGTGCGCCGCCCCGCAAGCACCGCGCCTGTCGCATTCCCCTCATCTATGAAATACGCGCCCCATCCACTTCCCTTCGTGTTAGGGGGCGTTGACTCGAATCCATACCATTCGTGCAGGCGCATGAATTCATCGCCACCTGGATTCTCAGGGCTATCGTTCGGACCCGCGATGTACCCGTCGAGCGACATAGACATATAAAGCACAGATTTAGACATTGGACTCCGTTTTCGCCTTATTTCTTCTTTGCCGAGTTCAACGCCACCGCTTCCCGAATCAGATTTTTCAAAGTGGCTTCATCA contains the following coding sequences:
- a CDS encoding dihydrofolate reductase family protein → MSKSVLYMSMSLDGYIAGPNDSPENPGGDEFMRLHEWYGFESTPPNTKGSGWGAYFIDEGNATGAVLAGRRTVEQVDHWGGNHHGVPIFVPSHRPPNASVAKYPLVTYVTDGIVSAMAQAKSAAKGRDVMVHGAYTAQRALEAGVLDELQIHQIPVLFGGGRRMFDVLPSRVELEVVRVIDTPDATHIRYRVRR